A window of Spiroplasma syrphidicola EA-1 contains these coding sequences:
- the rplS gene encoding 50S ribosomal protein L19 → MNMRLVDEVTISQLRNDLPEFSSGDTIQVHYKIQEGNKFRIQLFEGVVIKLQGSGITKSVTIRKISNGTGVERNFPIHSPLIEKIQVVKYGKVRRARIYYMRDRQGKAARIKEIINPRKK, encoded by the coding sequence ATGAATATGCGTTTAGTAGATGAAGTAACAATCAGTCAACTTCGTAATGATTTACCTGAATTTTCATCAGGAGATACTATTCAAGTCCATTACAAAATTCAAGAAGGAAATAAATTTAGAATCCAGCTTTTTGAAGGAGTTGTAATTAAATTACAAGGTAGTGGAATTACAAAATCAGTAACAATTAGAAAAATTAGTAATGGAACTGGTGTTGAAAGAAACTTCCCAATTCATTCACCTTTAATCGAAAAGATTCAAGTTGTTAAATATGGGAAAGTACGTCGCGCAAGAATTTACTACATGAGAGATCGTCAAGGTAAAGCTGCTCGTATTAAAGAAATTATTAATCCAAGAAAAAAATAA
- a CDS encoding P-loop NTPase family protein, translating to MHAEQGELVSSKFIKTSKKILDLAKEMDVVVEIVDARIPISGANLLDYHALGNKKRLIFLTNPHRADAKQTEAWVEFYNNNGIKCQILDTDKLLLEDNQEFLNSDWAEELIKLKNKKILIIGLPNSLRTLVLANLFNLPELADGIPSNLYWKSKATRFPDVEIMVTPDITPLNPFDQEVYWHTQMLGIFTVEGNEESVAVKLFEFLVKKYKKKLEEGYGLTPKEAIKVNDIVKCLIKIMAITKGIQINEISDLTEACTNFFEDFISAKRINKVTLEWVSDYEKKSL from the coding sequence ATGCACGCAGAACAAGGTGAATTAGTGTCCTCTAAATTTATTAAAACTAGTAAAAAGATTTTAGATTTAGCAAAGGAAATGGATGTTGTCGTTGAAATTGTGGACGCCAGAATCCCCATTTCTGGGGCAAATTTATTGGATTACCATGCTTTGGGGAATAAAAAACGACTAATATTTTTAACAAATCCGCACAGAGCAGACGCCAAGCAAACAGAAGCTTGGGTTGAATTTTATAACAACAACGGAATCAAGTGTCAAATTCTTGATACCGATAAATTATTGCTAGAAGATAACCAAGAATTTCTTAACAGTGATTGAGCTGAAGAATTAATAAAACTTAAAAATAAAAAAATCTTAATAATTGGACTACCAAATAGTTTACGAACTCTGGTATTGGCGAATTTATTCAATTTACCAGAATTAGCTGATGGTATCCCAAGCAACTTATACTGAAAATCGAAAGCAACACGCTTTCCTGATGTTGAAATTATGGTAACCCCTGATATCACACCGTTAAATCCCTTTGACCAAGAGGTATATTGACATACTCAAATGTTAGGTATCTTTACTGTTGAAGGTAATGAGGAAAGTGTTGCTGTAAAATTATTTGAATTTTTAGTTAAAAAATATAAAAAGAAATTAGAGGAAGGCTATGGTCTAACGCCAAAAGAAGCAATTAAGGTTAATGACATTGTTAAATGCTTAATTAAAATTATGGCGATTACCAAAGGAATCCAAATTAACGAAATTTCTGATTTAACAGAGGCTTGTACCAACTTTTTTGAAGATTTTATTAGTGCTAAGCGCATAAATAAAGTAACGCTTGAATGAGTTAGTGATTATGAAAAAAAATCCTTATAA
- the ylqF gene encoding ribosome biogenesis GTPase YlqF has product MRANIHWFPGHMAKTIRQLDEQNKLIDLVIEIVDSRIPNSSRNPLVDKIFANKPKLMILNKKDLADPKITAKWINYYQQHGQMAITLNSKDLQIKKEIIAKIYEVLAPKINKALTRGIKNPKLKVLIIGIPNVGKSTFINALIKRQSAKVGNKPGVTKGQQWLKLNEQIDLVDTPGILWPKFDDPQVALNLAFTRSIKEDILPKEEVAFGALKFFYQHYFAPLKEIYQLTYNPDVNLDDEVTVFNLMLEMQTNKFKVKSEDNIDRIVNDFLNHLWNNQLGLVSFESPLKENNE; this is encoded by the coding sequence ATGAGAGCAAATATTCATTGGTTTCCTGGTCATATGGCGAAAACAATTCGCCAATTAGATGAACAGAATAAGTTAATTGATTTAGTAATTGAAATTGTTGATAGTCGGATTCCGAACTCATCACGGAACCCTTTAGTTGATAAGATTTTTGCTAATAAACCAAAGCTGATGATTTTAAATAAAAAAGATCTCGCCGACCCCAAAATTACAGCAAAATGAATTAATTACTATCAACAACACGGGCAAATGGCAATTACTTTAAATAGTAAGGATTTACAAATTAAAAAAGAAATTATTGCAAAGATCTATGAAGTTTTAGCCCCAAAAATTAATAAAGCGCTGACAAGAGGAATTAAAAATCCAAAACTTAAAGTGTTAATTATTGGGATTCCAAATGTGGGGAAATCAACTTTTATTAATGCGTTAATTAAGCGCCAATCAGCTAAAGTTGGTAATAAGCCAGGGGTCACAAAGGGCCAACAATGATTAAAATTAAATGAACAAATTGATTTAGTTGATACGCCGGGGATTTTATGACCAAAATTTGATGATCCCCAAGTCGCTTTAAATCTCGCCTTTACGCGATCAATTAAAGAAGATATTTTACCAAAAGAAGAAGTTGCCTTTGGAGCATTAAAGTTTTTTTATCAGCATTATTTTGCCCCATTAAAAGAGATTTACCAATTAACCTATAATCCGGACGTTAATCTTGATGATGAAGTAACGGTCTTTAATTTAATGTTAGAAATGCAAACAAATAAATTTAAAGTTAAAAGTGAGGATAATATTGATCGGATTGTGAACGATTTTTTAAACCACCTTTGAAATAACCAATTAGGACTAGTATCGTTTGAAAGTCCACTAAAGGAAAACAATGAATAA
- a CDS encoding ribonuclease HII: MNKFEQDLLKDNQPIEYLAGTDEAGRGCLAGPLVVGAVILPRDYHNPAIKDSKKLSEKKRLELYDEIINVAISYQIIVMSVKEVEDLNPKRASIVGMERAISRLSVKPDLILTDAEKIDAKFNYIAIIDGDNLSQTIGAASILAKVYRDNLMQEYHQQFPQYHFDQNKGYGTKHHLAMLKEHGYTAIHRKTYQPIKTMVAENLE, translated from the coding sequence ATGAATAAATTTGAACAAGACCTTTTAAAAGACAATCAACCAATTGAATATTTAGCAGGGACAGATGAAGCTGGCCGGGGTTGTTTAGCAGGACCGTTAGTAGTGGGGGCTGTTATTCTTCCACGAGATTATCACAATCCAGCGATTAAAGATAGTAAAAAACTATCAGAAAAGAAACGACTCGAATTATATGATGAAATTATTAACGTGGCAATAAGTTATCAAATTATTGTAATGTCGGTCAAAGAAGTGGAAGATTTAAATCCAAAACGAGCAAGTATTGTTGGAATGGAACGAGCAATTTCAAGATTATCTGTTAAGCCAGATTTAATTTTAACAGATGCTGAAAAAATTGATGCTAAGTTTAACTATATCGCAATTATTGATGGGGATAATTTATCACAAACAATTGGCGCTGCCTCAATTTTGGCAAAAGTTTATCGGGATAATTTAATGCAAGAATATCACCAGCAATTTCCCCAGTATCATTTTGACCAAAATAAAGGGTATGGAACAAAACACCATTTAGCAATGCTAAAAGAACATGGTTATACTGCAATTCATCGCAAAACTTATCAACCAATTAAAACAATGGTTGCAGAAAATTTAGAATAA
- a CDS encoding polysialyltransferase family glycosyltransferase: protein MKKLLLISGAVSMLTSSFAGQIPAFQQETLEQKAPRAGQGILDNVKENLSDNKINNISVYFIGRNGAFIAIQELLSALLTAQNSKKEVYFYLSPGIKDSDAIGTINWSAITAHFPNFHFGRSQTQEYITDQDLKAVKDKLQPDQKMDVYIEDFALGQIRPTQMITDLSASWSLIDSITFPTDGVGHFGFTAKTQQYLNQLSDSTKDYYSEIWQSLFTGEKTTADYSSKDLKGASQYLPAITNFGQGFNKVNSWVATDQYYLEGTTSPRAWNEIGTGLHQAWTAMTPETQDIFKTAYNLNKFDFSYTTDKKNIVYSGSLMSEATALANEAAVIVDNYNKFHQNYGQVNILYKPHPREKQSNLNKLTETVKKTVNDYSDWFHIVPQEVPIEVFPLTDTFITDLNVETKFAYYMFGTSTSVQTFYEAQATPQIIQFIFPTTQDITTALNWYGKNSTVLDFSKAFSQNMPVKHNQWLIILLATLIPTVVIIASGVGGYYLYRHVKKSKKPVIKSE from the coding sequence ATGAAAAAATTATTATTAATATCAGGAGCTGTTAGTATGTTAACTAGTAGCTTTGCGGGGCAAATTCCAGCCTTTCAACAAGAAACATTAGAACAAAAAGCACCCCGCGCAGGACAAGGAATATTAGATAATGTAAAAGAAAATTTATCAGACAATAAAATAAACAATATTTCAGTTTATTTTATTGGACGTAATGGGGCTTTTATTGCGATTCAAGAACTATTATCGGCCTTATTAACTGCCCAAAATTCCAAGAAAGAAGTTTATTTTTATTTAAGTCCGGGGATTAAAGATAGTGATGCCATTGGAACAATTAATTGATCAGCAATTACAGCTCACTTTCCAAATTTTCATTTTGGTCGCTCACAAACACAAGAATATATTACTGACCAAGATTTAAAAGCGGTAAAAGATAAATTACAACCAGACCAGAAAATGGATGTCTATATTGAAGATTTTGCCTTAGGACAAATTCGACCAACGCAAATGATTACTGATTTATCAGCATCATGGTCATTAATTGATTCAATTACCTTTCCAACTGATGGTGTTGGCCATTTCGGTTTTACGGCAAAAACACAACAATATCTAAATCAGTTATCGGACAGTACAAAAGATTATTATAGTGAAATTTGACAAAGTCTTTTTACTGGGGAAAAAACAACAGCTGATTATAGTAGTAAAGATTTAAAAGGGGCTAGTCAGTATTTACCAGCCATTACAAATTTTGGTCAAGGCTTTAATAAAGTTAATAGTTGAGTTGCAACAGACCAATATTATTTAGAGGGAACAACTTCACCACGAGCTTGAAATGAAATTGGGACAGGGTTGCACCAAGCCTGAACAGCCATGACCCCAGAAACGCAAGACATTTTTAAAACAGCTTATAACTTAAATAAGTTTGATTTTTCATATACAACTGATAAAAAAAATATTGTTTACTCTGGGTCGTTAATGAGCGAGGCGACAGCTTTAGCGAATGAAGCAGCTGTAATTGTGGATAATTATAACAAGTTTCATCAAAATTATGGGCAAGTAAATATTTTATATAAACCTCATCCGCGTGAAAAACAAAGTAACCTTAATAAATTAACAGAAACTGTTAAAAAAACAGTAAATGATTATAGCGATTGATTTCATATTGTTCCCCAAGAAGTACCAATTGAAGTTTTCCCATTAACAGATACCTTTATAACGGATTTAAATGTAGAAACTAAATTTGCATATTATATGTTTGGAACATCAACATCAGTTCAAACGTTTTATGAAGCGCAAGCCACGCCGCAAATTATTCAATTTATTTTTCCAACTACTCAAGATATTACAACAGCGCTTAATTGATATGGTAAAAATAGTACAGTCTTAGATTTTAGTAAAGCATTTAGTCAAAATATGCCAGTAAAACATAATCAGTGGCTTATTATTTTATTAGCTACTTTAATTCCAACCGTTGTTATTATTGCCAGTGGTGTTGGAGGATATTATCTTTATCGTCATGTGAAAAAAAGTAAAAAACCAGTAATAAAATCAGAATAG
- a CDS encoding FAD-dependent oxidoreductase gives MKKIVIIGGGAGGAGAAAKCRRLDETAQITVYEKSGFASYSNCGLPYYFSHKIKNFDSLILNTPEALKTNYNFDVFVKHEVFALDVPTKTIKVRNLLTGTEFSDNYDVLIIAAGAPALRPNIPGLAESNNVFSLKTPDDILAVDEYLKKHGEPEDVVIVGGGFIGVEIAENFKIRGVKNVTIIDAQDQLFLTVDKDIAAWGHKALLEKGITLKLQKSLASFADNGKTIVLADGEKIKTDLTFLTIGVRPEVEIYRQNGIVIGTTGGIKTDKYQATNIKDIYAIGDIAETFDLAGNPVRIALATPASRQAIVAANHIYQINDEYKGSQGTNAISIFETTIASIGKTEKQLQKEEIKYHKVVVAKQNKLGLLGGQFIWLKLLFTKEGVILGAQAVGPESTEKRITYLAIVMYAKQTVFDLVEYQVAYNPVVDNSFDVINMAGRAGRLVLEESYQIAFVEDVETLLEQGWTILDVRKPGELTAMGQIPGSINIPWDQLRYRIKELDLTKKYLVHCRSGARSYNATLILQAHGFKKVKNLAGGYEYWMVYQQYHNL, from the coding sequence ATGAAAAAAATTGTTATTATTGGTGGAGGTGCTGGTGGGGCTGGTGCTGCGGCAAAATGCCGTCGGTTAGATGAAACAGCTCAAATTACTGTTTATGAAAAATCAGGGTTTGCGTCTTATTCAAATTGTGGGTTGCCATATTATTTTTCTCATAAAATCAAAAATTTTGATAGCCTAATTCTAAATACCCCCGAAGCGTTAAAAACTAATTATAATTTTGATGTGTTTGTTAAACATGAAGTATTTGCCTTAGATGTTCCAACAAAAACGATTAAGGTGAGAAATTTATTAACAGGGACAGAATTTAGCGATAATTATGATGTTTTAATTATTGCGGCGGGGGCCCCTGCCTTACGACCAAATATTCCAGGGTTAGCAGAAAGTAATAATGTCTTTTCCCTAAAAACTCCTGATGATATTTTAGCAGTTGATGAATATCTTAAAAAACATGGTGAACCTGAGGATGTTGTCATTGTTGGTGGTGGTTTTATTGGCGTTGAAATTGCGGAAAATTTTAAAATTAGAGGGGTTAAAAATGTCACAATTATTGATGCCCAAGATCAATTATTTTTAACTGTTGATAAAGATATTGCCGCTTGAGGACATAAAGCCTTATTAGAAAAAGGAATTACCTTAAAATTGCAAAAAAGTTTAGCAAGTTTTGCAGATAATGGTAAGACAATTGTTTTAGCGGATGGGGAGAAAATTAAAACGGATTTAACATTTTTAACAATTGGAGTTCGCCCGGAAGTAGAAATTTATCGTCAAAATGGGATTGTGATCGGAACAACTGGAGGGATAAAAACCGATAAATATCAAGCAACTAATATTAAAGATATTTATGCAATTGGTGATATTGCTGAAACATTTGATCTAGCGGGGAATCCTGTGCGAATTGCTTTAGCGACTCCGGCCTCTCGCCAAGCGATAGTCGCCGCAAATCATATTTATCAAATTAACGATGAATATAAGGGTAGCCAAGGAACAAATGCTATTAGTATTTTTGAAACAACAATTGCATCGATTGGTAAAACAGAAAAACAATTGCAAAAAGAAGAAATTAAATATCACAAAGTTGTTGTGGCTAAGCAAAATAAACTAGGATTACTAGGAGGACAATTTATTTGATTAAAACTCTTGTTTACTAAAGAAGGTGTGATATTAGGAGCTCAAGCTGTTGGACCAGAAAGCACCGAAAAACGAATTACCTATTTAGCAATTGTGATGTATGCCAAACAAACAGTTTTTGATTTAGTTGAATATCAAGTTGCTTATAATCCTGTTGTTGATAATTCTTTTGATGTAATTAATATGGCTGGGCGAGCAGGGCGACTTGTTCTAGAAGAAAGTTATCAAATTGCTTTTGTGGAAGATGTTGAAACTTTACTAGAACAAGGGTGAACAATTTTAGATGTTCGTAAACCAGGAGAACTAACGGCGATGGGCCAAATTCCAGGGTCAATTAATATCCCGTGAGATCAATTACGTTATCGTATTAAGGAATTAGATTTGACAAAAAAATATTTGGTTCATTGTCGTTCAGGGGCTCGCTCATATAATGCAACTTTAATTTTACAAGCGCATGGGTTTAAAAAAGTTAAAAACCTTGCGGGAGGTTATGAATATTGAATGGTATATCAACAGTATCATAACCTTTAA
- a CDS encoding P-loop NTPase fold protein, which yields MNLFNSAYDIFYEVMTSWANWLFFGLAIFGYLVFLLCYWIYLFSQWKTNLKRAKYDANEELLKTKINPDGETQQAITIIINTIGEMINNNDAENILFIDSNIKKDAILSHCWQYYEEDKTYNSSYVDCQKLEQNRHHEYGSLLIGRLVSLANYKVYMNKKMRMKVINIFASKLPFTPASDISNLEVQKKTIIFLDNIDACKADTIKDTLEIIKNSFLDISNLIIVCPINKHHMTKVLNHYYSYNLVLSEEELANNKVFDHYAKATNSKIIEV from the coding sequence ATGAATTTATTTAATAGTGCTTATGATATTTTTTATGAAGTTATGACGAGTTGAGCCAATTGATTGTTTTTTGGCTTAGCAATTTTTGGTTATTTAGTGTTCTTACTGTGCTATTGAATTTACTTATTTTCCCAATGAAAAACTAATTTAAAAAGAGCAAAATATGATGCTAATGAAGAACTTTTAAAAACAAAAATAAATCCAGATGGAGAAACTCAGCAAGCAATTACAATAATTATTAACACAATTGGGGAGATGATTAATAATAATGATGCGGAGAACATCTTATTTATTGATTCAAATATTAAAAAAGATGCTATTTTATCCCATTGTTGACAGTATTATGAAGAAGATAAAACTTATAATAGTTCTTATGTTGATTGCCAAAAGCTTGAACAAAATCGCCACCATGAGTATGGCTCATTATTAATTGGGCGATTAGTTTCTTTAGCGAATTATAAAGTCTATATGAATAAAAAAATGCGAATGAAAGTAATTAATATTTTTGCTTCAAAATTACCATTTACTCCGGCTTCCGATATTAGTAATTTAGAAGTACAAAAGAAAACGATTATTTTTTTAGATAATATTGATGCTTGTAAAGCTGATACGATTAAGGATACCTTAGAAATTATTAAAAATAGTTTTTTAGATATCAGTAACTTAATAATAGTATGTCCAATTAATAAACATCATATGACCAAAGTCTTAAACCATTATTATTCATATAACTTAGTGTTATCAGAAGAAGAATTAGCCAATAATAAAGTCTTTGATCATTATGCCAAAGCAACAAATAGTAAAATTATTGAAGTATAA
- a CDS encoding phosphoribosyltransferase has protein sequence MDKEKLELYISAQEIQSRIKAYGEKITKLYQGTTLHCIGIMNGSLFFFSDLLRQIDNYIVIDTITVSSYQGVNSTGEIIFSKAVTKNIEDKDVLLIEDLIDTGKTLSVVIAEIKKLKPKSLRVVCLADKIDCHPDFKYEYEALFDIKDEFVVGYGFDVDDRYRQLEDIYIYRG, from the coding sequence GTGGATAAAGAAAAATTAGAATTGTATATTTCTGCTCAGGAAATTCAAAGTCGGATTAAAGCTTATGGGGAAAAAATTACTAAACTTTATCAAGGAACAACTTTACATTGTATTGGGATTATGAATGGTTCATTATTCTTTTTTAGTGATTTACTACGTCAGATTGATAACTATATTGTCATTGATACAATTACGGTTTCAAGTTATCAAGGGGTTAATTCAACTGGAGAAATTATTTTTAGTAAAGCCGTGACAAAAAATATTGAGGATAAAGATGTTTTATTAATTGAAGATTTAATCGATACAGGGAAAACTTTATCAGTTGTCATTGCGGAAATTAAAAAATTAAAACCAAAAAGTTTACGAGTGGTTTGTTTAGCAGATAAAATTGATTGTCACCCAGACTTTAAATATGAATATGAAGCCTTATTTGATATTAAAGATGAGTTTGTCGTTGGTTATGGATTTGATGTTGATGATCGTTATCGTCAGTTAGAAGATATTTATATTTATAGAGGATAG
- the guaA gene encoding glutamine-hydrolyzing GMP synthase: protein MKEKNFIVILDFGSQYTQLIARRIRDLEVYCEVWPYNVELEKLKAPGIKGVILSGGPASVYAEDAFLIGKEIYHLGVPVLGICYGMQLTCHLFEGKVSRAAKQEFGFASLMLDETNDELFYQIKDNEQVWMSHADHIEILPPEFKQLGHSVNSISAIKHNSLPIYGLQFHPEVTHTVIGKQLLANFVFKIAKCSPDWQLSSFIETTVENIRTIVKEDKVILALSGGVDSSVCAVLLNQAIGTQLQCIFIDTGLLRLDSGWNDIQQLQQQFGLNVMRIDAKERYFNSLKGVTDPEQKRKIIGQLFIEIFNEEAQKIKDVKWLGQGTIYPDIIESVSVKGPSATIKSHHNVGGLPKEMPFQLIEPLRELFKDEVRKTGELLGIGHDFVYKHPFPGPGLAVRIIGEVSPEKVDILQQADHIFMEELHKNHLYHEVSQAFVVLLPVQSVGVMGDVRTYGYTVVLRSVNTTDFMTAHWSELPYDFLAHVSRRIVSEVSNINRVTYDITSKPPATIEWE, encoded by the coding sequence ATGAAAGAAAAAAATTTTATTGTTATTTTAGATTTTGGCTCACAGTATACCCAGTTAATTGCTCGCCGAATTAGGGATTTAGAAGTTTACTGTGAGGTATGACCTTATAATGTTGAGTTAGAGAAATTAAAAGCGCCCGGGATTAAAGGAGTTATTTTATCGGGCGGACCAGCTTCTGTTTATGCCGAAGATGCTTTTCTAATTGGAAAAGAAATTTATCACTTAGGGGTTCCTGTTTTAGGAATTTGTTATGGAATGCAGTTAACTTGTCATTTATTTGAGGGAAAAGTAAGTCGTGCGGCAAAACAAGAATTTGGGTTTGCTAGTTTAATGCTAGATGAAACAAATGATGAGTTATTTTATCAAATTAAAGATAATGAACAAGTATGAATGAGTCATGCTGATCATATTGAAATTTTACCCCCAGAGTTTAAACAATTAGGACATAGTGTTAATTCAATTAGTGCTATTAAGCATAACTCATTGCCAATTTATGGTTTACAATTTCACCCAGAAGTAACTCACACCGTAATTGGGAAACAATTATTAGCTAATTTTGTTTTTAAAATTGCTAAGTGTTCGCCTGATTGACAACTTTCATCATTTATTGAAACAACTGTTGAAAATATTCGCACAATAGTTAAAGAAGATAAAGTTATTTTAGCTTTATCTGGGGGAGTTGATTCAAGTGTTTGTGCGGTCTTATTAAATCAAGCAATTGGTACTCAATTACAATGTATTTTTATTGATACGGGATTATTACGCTTAGATAGTGGTTGAAATGATATTCAACAGTTACAACAACAATTTGGTTTAAATGTGATGCGCATTGATGCGAAAGAACGTTACTTTAATAGTTTAAAAGGGGTAACTGATCCAGAACAAAAACGTAAAATAATTGGTCAGTTATTTATTGAAATTTTTAATGAGGAAGCCCAAAAAATCAAAGATGTGAAATGATTAGGACAAGGGACAATTTATCCCGATATTATTGAATCAGTTTCGGTTAAAGGACCATCAGCAACAATTAAATCCCACCATAATGTTGGGGGCTTACCAAAAGAAATGCCGTTCCAATTAATTGAACCATTACGAGAATTATTTAAAGATGAGGTGCGTAAAACCGGGGAATTACTAGGAATTGGTCATGACTTTGTTTATAAGCATCCGTTCCCAGGACCAGGCTTAGCAGTTCGAATTATTGGGGAAGTTAGTCCAGAGAAAGTTGATATTTTACAACAAGCTGATCATATCTTTATGGAAGAATTACATAAGAATCATTTGTACCATGAAGTATCACAAGCTTTTGTTGTTTTATTACCGGTTCAATCAGTTGGGGTAATGGGTGATGTCAGAACCTATGGTTATACCGTTGTATTACGTAGTGTTAATACAACCGACTTTATGACTGCGCATTGAAGTGAATTACCTTATGATTTCTTAGCTCATGTTTCACGTAGAATTGTCAGTGAAGTGTCAAATATTAACCGGGTAACTTATGATATTACTTCAAAACCACCAGCAACAATTGAGTGGGAATAA
- a CDS encoding DNA methyltransferase — MQLVKVKLLNKNKFILLEEKNTWKKRGRLWGDWTHRICSYVAMFSPALAEYFIDQYAPNDKDIVLDTFSGRGTTLLQARIMNKQSYAVDLNPFAYVLSRAKAKSFTEDKIIKRIKEWELEYLKYNNKSDNLDDINQDLKVYYSEKNLKQMLFIKKTYGENFANLTDEDNFILAITLGIMHGPMRKNGESIYLSLSMSNHTSMAVNYVKNYALKHNLTKPEDNVFEKICNRARYIFKKSDFFDNEAHVKLGNALNISEYFNITPKLVFTSPPYLNIINYTQQNWLKMWMLGFNNKDDNKKIKLDDNHNINEYKNFMLQYLSNISQICDKESTIVLVIGDVKKTNKLEYSFENIWKDYQHLSDLELIRIYEDTINQKLKATNSMGDRSGKATRVDKIYVFKKK; from the coding sequence ATGCAATTAGTGAAAGTAAAACTCTTAAATAAAAATAAATTTATCTTATTGGAAGAGAAAAATACTTGAAAAAAAAGAGGTCGTCTTTGAGGAGATTGAACTCATAGAATATGTTCTTATGTAGCAATGTTTTCACCAGCATTAGCTGAATATTTTATTGACCAGTATGCTCCAAATGATAAGGACATAGTTTTAGATACATTTTCTGGAAGAGGAACAACTTTATTACAGGCAAGAATAATGAATAAACAGTCATATGCTGTAGATTTAAATCCGTTTGCATATGTTCTTAGTAGGGCAAAAGCAAAAAGTTTTACTGAAGATAAAATAATTAAAAGAATAAAAGAATGAGAGCTAGAATATTTAAAATATAATAATAAATCAGATAATTTAGATGATATTAATCAAGATTTAAAAGTTTATTATAGTGAAAAAAATTTAAAACAAATGTTATTTATCAAAAAAACATATGGTGAAAATTTTGCTAATTTAACAGATGAAGATAATTTTATTTTGGCAATTACATTAGGCATTATGCATGGGCCAATGAGAAAAAATGGAGAAAGTATTTATCTATCTTTAAGCATGAGTAATCATACTTCTATGGCAGTAAATTATGTAAAAAATTATGCATTAAAACATAATTTAACAAAGCCAGAAGATAATGTTTTTGAAAAAATATGTAATAGAGCTAGATATATCTTTAAAAAATCTGATTTTTTTGATAATGAAGCTCATGTTAAATTAGGTAATGCATTAAACATTTCAGAATATTTTAATATTACTCCTAAATTAGTTTTTACATCACCACCATATTTAAATATAATAAACTATACTCAGCAAAACTGGTTAAAAATGTGAATGCTTGGTTTTAATAATAAAGACGATAACAAAAAAATTAAATTAGATGATAATCATAATATTAATGAGTATAAAAATTTTATGTTACAGTATTTGAGTAATATTTCACAGATATGTGATAAAGAATCAACAATTGTATTGGTTATTGGTGATGTAAAAAAAACAAATAAACTTGAATATTCTTTTGAAAATATATGAAAAGACTATCAACACTTATCAGATTTAGAATTAATTAGAATTTATGAAGATACAATTAACCAAAAACTTAAAGCAACAAATTCAATGGGTGATAGATCAGGAAAGGCTACCAGAGTTGATAAAATATATGTTTTTAAGAAAAAATAG